Below is a genomic region from Melospiza melodia melodia isolate bMelMel2 unplaced genomic scaffold, bMelMel2.pri scaffold_151, whole genome shotgun sequence.
TGTCTCACCTGCACAGGTGACACCAGGTGACACTGATTTCTCTGCCCAGGTGTGTCGGCCCAGGTGCGCTCCCTGCAGGTGTCCGTACCTGAGCCCCGCACGgtgtcactgccctgtcccacctgtcccacctgtcccacctgtgtctcacctgtcccaggtgtcactgacctgtcccacctgtgtcacctgtcccacctgtgtctcacctgtcccaggtgtcactgacctgtcccacctgtgtcacctgtcccacctgtgtctcacctgtcccaggtgtcactgacctgtcccacctgtgtcacctgtcccacctgtcccacctgtgtcccacctgtcccacctgtcccaggtgacCCTGActgtccctttctctctctctcacctgcccaggtgtgtcgGCCCAGGTGCGCTCCCTGCAGGTGTCCGTACCTGAGCCCTGCACGgtgtcactgccctgtcccacctgtcccacctgtctcacctgtcccacctgtgtctcacctgtcccacctgtcccacctgtcccacctgtcccacctgtgtctcacctgtcccaggtgtccctgacctgtcccacctgtcccacctgttcCAGGTGACCCTGActgtccctttctctctctctcacctgcccaggtgtgtcgGCCCAGGTGCGCTCCCTGCAGGTGTCCGTACCTGAGCCCCGCACCGTGGCCCtgacctgtcccacctgtcccacctgtgtctcccctgtcccacctgtcccacctgtcccaggtgacCCTGActgtccctttctctctctcacctgtcccaggtgtgtcggCCCAGGTGCGCTCCCTGCAGGTGTCCGTACCTGAGCCCCGCACCGTGGCCCtgacctgtcccacctgtcccacctgtcccacctgtcccacctgtcccacctgtcccaggtgacCCTGActgtccctttctctctctcacctgcccaggtgtgtcgGCGCAGGTGCGCTCCCTGCAGGTGTCCGTACCTGAGCCCCGCACCGTGGCCCTGCTCTTCCAGCCCGTCCTGCTGCGCTGCCACttccaggtgagctcacctggcgGCCCCGCCCCCATCGTCACCTGGAAGTACAAATCCTTCTGCCCGGACACCTGGGCGGGGGCCGCGCCCGGCAGCGCCTGGGGGGACTCACCTGGCGAGGCCGCGGGGGCGTGTCCCGACTCCGCCCGCACCGTGCGCATCGTGGCCACCAAGCAGGGCGAGCAGGTGACCCTGGGAGACTTCTACCTGGGCAGGGCCGTCACCATCCGCGGAGGTGAGcgcgcacctgggcacacctgggcacacctgggggcacctgggggggagaaaatggggagaaacGGTGAAAATTTGGTGAAAattggtgaaaatttgggggttttggaaggaaaattgggaatttgggcacacctgggcacacctgggtatgcctgagatacacctgggcacacctgggtacacctgggcacacctgggcacacctgggcacacctgggcacacctgttcCGTCTCACAGCCGCAGAGCTGAGCCTGGGCCCGGCTGCCTGGGGGGACAGCGGGCTGTACCTGTGCACGgtgacctgggcacacctgggggcagctATAACACACCtttgcacacctgggcacacacctgttCTCACAGCTGCAGAGCTCAGTCTGGGCCCAGCGGCGTGGGGGGACAGCGGGCTGTACCTGTGCACGGtgacctgggcacacacctgggcacacacctgggcacacctgggcacacacctgtatctcacctgtgcaggtgcagAGCTCAGTCTCGGTCCCGCAGCCTGGGGGGACAGCGGGCTGTACCTGTGCACAGtgacctgggcacacacctgggcacacacctgggcacacctgggcacacacctgggcacacacctgtatctcacctgtgcaggtgcagAGCTGAGCCTGGGCCCGGCGGCGTGGGGGGACAGCGGGCTGTACCTGTGCACGGtgacctgggcacacacctgggcacacacctgggcacacacctgggcacacacctgggcacacctgggcacacctgggcacacctgtcaTGTCTCCCAGCCGCAGAGCTCAGTCTCGGTCCCGCGGCGTGGGGGGACAGCGGGCTGTACCTGTGCACGGTGACCTCGACCAGCGACCTGCAGGGCAACAACGAGGCCGTGGCCGAGCTGGTGGTGCTGGGTgagactgggaccaaactgggacggactgggacaaactgggagggactgggagggactgggagggactgggatggtgctgggtgagactgggagggactgggagggactgggttatactgggaatggactgggagggactgggagggactgggatcaaactgggatcaaactgggagggactgggatggactgggttatactgggaatggactgggatggactgggagggactggggtatactgggagggactgggatggaccgggttatactgggttatactgagatatactgggaatggactggaatATACTGGGAtcgaactgggagggactgcgatatgctgggatatactgggagtggactgggttatactgggatatactgggagtggactgggagggactgggatggactgggaatggactggtttatactgggatatactgggatatactgggaatggcCTGGAATatactgggatcaaactgggagggactgggatggtgctgggtgagactgggatatactgggacagactgggagggactgggacaaactgggaggggactgggatatactggattgtactgggatggcgtttggggttactggtttgtactgggagggactgggaaggggttaaaggggggtttggggtcactggtttgtactggtttgtactggtttgggggtcactgggggtcactgggggtcactgggggtcactggtttgtactggtttgtactggtttgcactgggcccctccccccatgtccccccagggTCTCTTCCCGAGGGCTCCCGGCTGCTGCCCGAGGGGACCCTGCCAGGtacgggcacacctgggatacacctgggcgcacctgggcacacctgggcacacctgagatacacctgggcacacctgggcacacctgggggcacctgagatacacctgggcacacctgggatacacctgggcacacctgagatacacctgggcacacctgggcgcacctgggggcacctgagatacacctgggcacacctgggatacacctgggggcacccaaaaccacacctgggcacacctgggggcaacGAAAACACacttggggcacacctgggggcacctgggcacacctggtcaTACCTGGGGCACCCATAACACACCTGGGGCACCCataacacacctgggcacacctgggggcactgaaagtacacctgggcacacctgggggcacccaaaaacacctgggcacacctgggggcacctgggcacacctggggcatacctggggcacacctggggaggtgaaaatggtgaaaattgggagaaaatgggtggaaatttggggtttttggaagggaaattgggaatttgggcacagctgggcacacccgAGAGGGGtaggaacacacctgggcacagctggcacacctgggcacacctgggcacacctgggcacacctggggcccGTTTTGGGCAATTTGGGGCtgttccaggtgggtttggggtaagtttgggatattttggggtgaattttgggggaatttgggataatTTTGGGGATAATTTCAGGATAagtttggggtaaattttggggggaatttgggataatTTTGGGGATAATTTTGGGGATAATTTCAGGATAAGTTTGGGGTAAATTTGGGATTAAATTTTCGGGATgaatttggggtaatttggggacGATTTCAGGCATTTTCGGGATgaatttgggatgtttttggggacacttttgggATATCTTTGGGAGAAATTTGGGAttattttttggggatattttgggatattttaggggtAATTTTGGGGAATAACTTTATGCTAATTTATGCTAATTTATGCTAAATGCTGACATTTTAACCCTTCACAGACTGGCTGTTTGTGGTGCTGGGGGCGGGGCTGGGACAactttgggataaatttgggacattttgggacaacTTTGGGATAAATTTACGACGTTTTATAACGACTAACGACCATTTATGCTAATTTATGCTAATGTATGCAAATGTCCCGTTGCTGACTGGCTGTTTGTggtgctcagggcagggctgggataactgtgggataaatttggggatttttgggataaatttggggcattttggaacATTCCAGGATGGCCGACGCTAATTTATGCTAACGTATGCTAATTTATGCTAATGTACGCTGATATCCCATTCCAGACTGGCTGTTTGTGGTGCTGGGGGCGGGGCTGGGATAactttgggataaatttgggacattttgggacaacTTTGGGATAAATTTATGTCGTTTTAATAGCGATCTGTGGCGACTTATGCAAATGTATGCTAATGTATGCAAATTTCCCGGTTGCAGACTGGCTGTTCGTGGTGCTGGTGGCGCTGGGGGCGGGGCTGGTGGCGCTGGGGgcggggctgtgctggtgccagtgCTGCCCCCACACCTGCTGCTGTTACCTGCGCTGCCCCTGCTGCCCGCGCACCTGCTGCTGCCCCGAGGCGCGTGAGTCACCCGggcgggcacacctgggcacacctgggcacacctgggggcacctgggcacacctggggggagaaaatggggaaaaaacggagaaaactgggggaaaatcgatggaaatttgggggtttcggaggggaaattgggaatttgggcacacctgggggcacccaaaatacacctgggcacaggtggggGCACCTGGGCGCACCTGGGAGGGGATACATGGAAAAAACCAGGGTGAAAtttgggtgaaaaatggggatttttggggggtttggggtcacctgggcacacctgggtgggTTCTGGGCACACCAGGGCATACCTGGGAGTgggctgggcacacacctgggcacacctgggcacacctgggcgggTTCTGGGCATGCCCAGGTGGGTTctagacacacctgggcacacatctGAGGGGTACCTGGGCACGCCTGGGCACACCCAGGCACACCTGGGTGGgttctgggcacacctgggcacacctgggagtgggttggacacacctgggcacacacctgggcacacctgggagtgggttgggcacacctgggcacacctaagGGGTACCTGGGCGGgtcctgggcacacacctgggcacacctgggcacacacctgggcacatctgggcgggacctgggcacacctgggcacacacctgggcacacacctgggcacacctgaggggtACCTGGGCGGgtcctgggcacacacctgggcacacctgggcacacacctgggcacacacctgggcacacacctgggcacacacctgggcacacctgggcacacacctgggcacacctgggcacacctgtgcgTGCCCCCCCCTCACCCGTTCCCCTCCCCCCCCAGTTTACCTGGCCGGCAAAGCGGCGACGTCGGGCGGAGCCttcggcccctccccccccccagcgctgcccctgcagctcctcgGTGAGTGGGGGAGGGGCCGGGTGACCCCGGGTGACCCCGGTGACCTCAGGTGACCCCGGTGACCTCGGGTGACCCCGGGTGAGCTGACCCGGCCCCTCCCCCACCgcaggcagctcccagagctcccaggtGCCGCTGCTGAGGGACAGCGACAGCCCAGGTGAGACGGGTGATTGACAGCTGTCAGTCATGGGGGCGGGCACTGGCTTGGGCTGGGTTGTACTGGGTTGTACTGGTtcgtactggtttgtactggttt
It encodes:
- the LOC134433250 gene encoding lipolysis-stimulated lipoprotein receptor-like; the encoded protein is MAAALRALLALLGVSAQVRSLQVSVPEPRTVALTCVSAQVRSLQVSVPEPRTVALTCVSAQVRSLQVSVPEPRTVALLFQPVLLRCHFQVSSPGGPAPIVTWKYKSFCPDTWAGAAPGSAWGDSPGEAAGACPDSARTVRIVATKQGEQVTLGDFYLGRAVTIRGAAELSLGPAAWGDSGLYLCTVTSTSDLQGNNEAVAELVVLGSLPEGSRLLPEGTLPDWLFVVLVALGAGLVALGAGLCWCQCCPHTCCCYLRCPCCPRTCCCPEALYLAGKAATSGGAFGPSPPPALPLQLLGSSQSSQVPLLRDSDSPAPSLPPPLALRYLEEQLLHTWGGGGAGERPPGPALSDVTSLHEPPWAPPPPPLALGRDFGGGAPGGGGAAPGGGP